One window of the Deltaproteobacteria bacterium genome contains the following:
- a CDS encoding APC family permease, whose translation MSAPGAPDRHPRDRLARGLSLNDATMLVVSSVIGSGIFLTPGPVAGLLPHPGLILAAWVVGGLLSLAGALANAELGAMYPHAGGDYVYLREAYHPAAGFLVGWLTFFVIYAGSIATLAAGFAEGCVHFVPLGAAAKVMVAVAVTVAMSAVNYLGVRAGAAVNNVAGYLKIAALGAFVVAGPLLGRGRLDHLQPLVAGAGAVPLSAFGLALSPVLFTYLGWNAPVYVASEIRRPDRNLPLSLFLGLAICTAVYLAGNAVYLYAIPFDRLSATANAGEAAAAALFGPVAGGVVAAFVLVSILGTLDAMILVGPRIAYAMALDGLFFAGADRVHDLYRTPHRAIVVQGVVAVTLLGVLRRFPSVLDYTTFAIVLATMADTTALYALRRRRAALRRPYRAWGYPVVPGLYLLANAAVAAAMLRGRPTECAVGLAVAAAGVPFYWAFARTRRSGAP comes from the coding sequence GTGAGCGCCCCCGGGGCGCCGGACCGCCACCCGAGGGACCGGCTCGCACGCGGTCTCTCGCTCAACGACGCCACGATGCTGGTCGTCTCGTCGGTGATCGGCTCGGGCATCTTCTTGACGCCCGGGCCGGTCGCCGGCCTCCTCCCGCACCCCGGCCTCATCCTCGCCGCCTGGGTCGTCGGGGGGCTGCTCTCGCTCGCCGGCGCGCTCGCCAACGCCGAGCTCGGCGCCATGTATCCCCACGCGGGCGGCGACTACGTCTACCTGCGCGAGGCCTATCATCCGGCAGCGGGGTTCCTCGTCGGCTGGCTCACGTTCTTCGTGATCTACGCGGGCTCCATCGCGACGCTCGCCGCGGGCTTTGCCGAAGGCTGCGTCCACTTCGTCCCGCTCGGCGCCGCCGCGAAGGTCATGGTGGCCGTCGCGGTGACCGTGGCGATGTCGGCCGTCAACTATCTCGGCGTGCGCGCCGGAGCGGCGGTGAACAACGTGGCCGGCTACCTGAAGATCGCCGCGCTCGGCGCCTTCGTGGTGGCGGGCCCGCTCCTCGGGCGCGGCCGCCTCGACCACCTTCAGCCGCTCGTCGCCGGTGCGGGCGCCGTGCCGCTCTCCGCCTTCGGGCTCGCGCTCTCCCCGGTCCTCTTCACCTACCTCGGCTGGAACGCCCCGGTCTACGTCGCGAGCGAGATCCGGCGCCCCGACCGGAATCTCCCGCTGTCCCTCTTCCTCGGTCTCGCCATCTGCACAGCCGTCTACCTCGCCGGCAACGCCGTCTATCTGTACGCCATCCCCTTCGACCGGCTGAGCGCCACGGCGAACGCCGGCGAGGCCGCGGCGGCCGCGCTCTTCGGGCCGGTGGCAGGGGGCGTCGTCGCCGCCTTCGTCCTCGTGTCGATCCTCGGCACGCTCGACGCGATGATCCTGGTCGGGCCGCGGATCGCCTACGCGATGGCGCTCGACGGGCTCTTCTTCGCCGGCGCCGACCGCGTCCACGACCTCTACCGTACGCCCCACCGGGCGATCGTCGTCCAGGGCGTGGTCGCGGTGACGCTGCTCGGCGTCCTCAGACGGTTCCCGAGCGTCCTCGACTACACGACCTTCGCGATCGTGCTCGCCACCATGGCGGACACGACGGCGCTCTACGCCCTCCGCCGCCGGCGCGCGGCGCTCCGCCGCCCCTACCGCGCCTGGGGCTACCCGGTCGTCCCCGGCCTCTACCTCCTCGCCAACGCCGCCGTCGCCGCCGCAATGCTGCGCGGCCGGCCGACGGAGTGCGCCGTCGGGCTCGCCGTCGCCGCCGCGGGCGTGCCCTTCTACTGGGCCTTTGCCAGGACCCGCCGATCAGGCGCCCCGTGA
- a CDS encoding sulfatase: protein MAARVRWRLAAAAAAVTAVGVVAGVLVLRSARPNVLLITIDTLRADRLSCYGYAGGRTPSIDRLAAEGLRFRNAFCDVTWTTPSMSSVMTGSYATRHGLRSTYQQLDPANTTLAEVLKAHGYRTAAIIGSYPLDHVFGLDQGFDSYDDRFSAPAVVGGKAAADRLPSRFCPDIDEQRLFQYLKAQADAYRPDNEVSDAAIAWLAENRHEPFFLWVHYFGPHELSDMRLGWKEQDEHTIAVYDADVRRTDAEVGRLLAALDEHGLRGRTLTILHADHGQSLGEHLYVGHGRNLYDPTLRVPLVIRLPGVVPSGATPAALARNVDIMPTVLDLLRLPRPQPIDGDSLRPLWQQPDPPDRELYCETYLPATEAFQDVVPDGQGGTMKVAFRRRGIRTARWKLVLNEPWPLIDFAHPPAVPDEIVRRFTSAELYDVVANPLEMSTGVVVDRPDVVTALRERIAAHAAVAGHASGRRDLDEAGRQRLRSLGYVQ from the coding sequence ATGGCCGCTCGCGTGCGTTGGCGGCTCGCGGCCGCCGCCGCGGCCGTGACGGCGGTGGGCGTCGTGGCGGGCGTCCTCGTCCTGCGCAGTGCTCGCCCGAACGTGCTGCTGATCACGATCGACACGCTGCGCGCCGACCGCCTCTCCTGCTACGGCTACGCGGGGGGCCGCACCCCGAGCATCGACCGGCTCGCGGCGGAGGGCCTGCGCTTCCGGAACGCCTTCTGCGACGTCACCTGGACGACGCCTTCCATGTCCTCGGTGATGACCGGCTCCTACGCGACGCGGCACGGGCTTCGCTCCACCTACCAGCAGCTCGATCCCGCCAACACGACCCTGGCCGAGGTCCTGAAGGCCCACGGCTACCGGACGGCCGCCATCATCGGCTCCTACCCCCTCGACCACGTCTTCGGGCTCGACCAGGGCTTCGACTCGTACGACGACCGCTTCAGCGCGCCGGCCGTCGTCGGGGGGAAGGCGGCCGCCGACCGGCTGCCGAGCCGCTTCTGCCCCGACATCGACGAGCAGCGCCTCTTCCAGTACCTGAAGGCGCAGGCCGACGCGTACCGGCCCGACAACGAGGTGAGCGACGCGGCGATCGCCTGGCTTGCCGAGAACCGCCACGAGCCGTTCTTCCTCTGGGTGCACTACTTCGGCCCGCACGAGCTGTCCGACATGCGGCTCGGCTGGAAAGAGCAGGACGAGCACACGATCGCCGTCTACGACGCCGACGTGCGGCGGACCGACGCCGAGGTCGGCCGGCTGCTCGCCGCGCTGGACGAGCACGGGCTCCGGGGCCGCACGCTCACCATCCTGCACGCCGACCATGGCCAGAGCCTCGGCGAGCACTTGTACGTGGGGCATGGGAGGAACCTCTACGACCCTACGCTGCGCGTGCCGCTCGTCATCCGCCTGCCCGGCGTCGTCCCATCGGGCGCCACGCCCGCGGCCCTCGCCCGCAACGTCGACATCATGCCGACCGTGCTCGACCTGCTCCGCCTCCCGCGGCCGCAGCCGATCGACGGCGACAGCCTGCGGCCTCTCTGGCAGCAGCCGGACCCGCCCGACCGCGAGCTCTACTGCGAGACGTACCTGCCGGCGACCGAGGCCTTCCAGGACGTGGTGCCGGACGGGCAGGGTGGGACCATGAAGGTCGCCTTCCGGCGCCGGGGCATCCGGACGGCGAGGTGGAAGCTGGTCCTCAACGAGCCCTGGCCGCTCATCGACTTCGCGCACCCCCCCGCAGTGCCCGATGAGATCGTCCGGCGGTTCACCAGCGCGGAGCTCTACGACGTGGTCGCGAATCCCCTCGAGATGAGTACCGGGGTGGTGGTCGACCGTCCGGACGTGGTGACGGCGCTGCGCGAGCGCATCGCCGCGCACGCCGCGGTGGCCGGCCACGCGAGCGGCCGGCGGGACCTCGACGAGGCGGGGCGCCAGCGCCTGCGGAGCCTCGGGTACGTCCAGTAG
- a CDS encoding methyltransferase domain-containing protein: protein MTSRGAAYTGERLAAAEGGFAVDLERHLAAYRFAAARAPGRTVLDAGCGEGYGAARLAEVAARVVGVDRPEAVTTAAGRHAGPRCEFRAFDLDRLATLGERFDLVVSFQVIEHLPDPVGFLSALGACCAPGGEIIVTTPNRLMSVSENPYHLREWTAPELLALAAPVLPGVEVLGVHGSERVLAYERARGEAVRRWLRWDPLGLRRLLPGVVVREVFPRLARLVRRRLDADGLMAAIGAADFTVGGEDLEHALDLVLVARREAAG from the coding sequence ATGACCTCCCGGGGCGCCGCGTACACCGGCGAGCGGCTGGCGGCGGCGGAGGGCGGCTTCGCAGTCGACCTCGAGCGTCACCTTGCCGCCTACCGTTTTGCCGCGGCGCGCGCCCCGGGCCGCACGGTGCTCGACGCGGGCTGCGGGGAAGGCTACGGGGCGGCGCGGCTTGCCGAGGTCGCGGCGCGCGTCGTCGGCGTCGACCGGCCGGAGGCGGTCACGACCGCGGCCGGCCGCCACGCCGGGCCCCGCTGCGAGTTCCGCGCCTTCGATCTCGATCGGCTCGCGACGCTCGGCGAGCGCTTCGACCTGGTGGTGAGCTTCCAGGTGATCGAGCACCTGCCGGATCCCGTCGGGTTCCTCAGCGCGCTCGGCGCCTGCTGCGCGCCCGGTGGAGAGATCATCGTGACGACGCCGAACCGGCTGATGTCGGTGTCGGAGAACCCCTACCACCTGCGCGAGTGGACCGCGCCCGAGCTGCTCGCGCTGGCCGCGCCCGTCCTGCCCGGCGTCGAGGTCCTCGGCGTGCACGGCTCGGAGCGGGTGTTGGCGTACGAGCGGGCGCGGGGCGAGGCGGTCCGGCGCTGGCTGCGCTGGGATCCGCTCGGGCTCCGGCGCCTCCTGCCCGGCGTCGTCGTGCGCGAGGTGTTCCCGCGCCTCGCCCGTCTGGTGCGCCGGCGGCTCGATGCCGACGGCCTCATGGCGGCGATCGGCGCGGCGGACTTCACGGTCGGCGGCGAGGACCTCGAGCACGCCCTCGACCTCGTGCTCGTCGCACGCCGGGAAGCCGCCGGCTGA
- a CDS encoding glycosyltransferase family 4 protein, with product MLAAGGAPRHPARAGPLERLRLPDRDDLPGLEARASHPRAADHLHGPRARRIEDVEAHRARGPVDRLVAACRAPAGTAVRRRILLLNERDLHHPQAGGAEVHCFEIFRRLVAAGDEVTLLASDFAGASPEEMVQGIRVRRVGSRFGYYARLPAAYRRLRREAPLDVVVEDLNKFPFFARLWVREPVVVLAHHLFGRTAFRQVAFPIAAATVAAEWLVPRLYRGLPVVAVSPSTRDELARGGLRPTDVRVIPNGLDHTHYRPGPGPRAASPTVLVLGRVEPYKRVDLLVDAVAALPGVRLVVAGTGTGLGAVRARVAARGVEDRVEVRGAVDEEEKVRLLQTAHVAASASEKEGWGLTVLEAAACGTPAVATDVPGLRDAVRDGETGLLVPPGDVPALAAALRRVLEDDALRERLGAAALRWAARFTWDSAAVEVSAVLDEARGAVPDRAAVAGRA from the coding sequence GTGCTGGCGGCGGGAGGCGCTCCTCGCCATCCAGCCCGAGCGGGTCCGCTCGAACGGCTACGCCTTCCAGATCGAGACGACCTACCGGGCCTGGAAGCGCGGGCTTCGCATCCGCGAGCTGCCGATCATCTTCATGGACCGCGAGCTCGGCGAATCGAAGATGTCGAAGCGCATCGGGCTCGAGGCCCTGTGGATCGTCTGGTGGCTGCGTGTCGCGCACCGGCTGGGACGGCTGTGAGACGGCGCATCCTCCTGCTGAACGAGCGCGACCTCCACCACCCGCAGGCGGGCGGCGCCGAGGTCCACTGCTTCGAGATCTTCCGCCGCCTCGTCGCGGCGGGCGACGAGGTGACGCTCCTCGCGTCGGACTTCGCCGGTGCGTCCCCCGAGGAGATGGTCCAGGGCATCCGCGTGCGGCGGGTTGGCAGTCGGTTCGGCTATTACGCGCGGCTGCCGGCCGCCTACCGGCGTCTGCGCCGCGAGGCCCCCCTCGACGTGGTCGTCGAGGACCTGAACAAGTTCCCCTTCTTCGCACGCCTGTGGGTGCGCGAGCCGGTGGTCGTCCTCGCGCATCATCTCTTCGGGCGGACGGCGTTCCGGCAGGTGGCATTCCCGATTGCTGCGGCGACCGTCGCCGCCGAGTGGCTCGTGCCGCGCCTCTACCGCGGGCTCCCGGTGGTCGCCGTCTCCCCGAGCACGCGCGACGAGCTCGCCCGCGGCGGCCTCCGTCCAACCGACGTGCGCGTCATCCCGAACGGCCTCGACCACACCCACTACCGCCCCGGCCCCGGCCCGCGCGCCGCGTCGCCGACCGTGCTCGTGCTCGGGCGGGTCGAGCCCTACAAACGGGTCGACCTCCTGGTGGACGCCGTCGCCGCGCTGCCCGGCGTGCGGCTCGTCGTCGCCGGCACCGGCACCGGCCTCGGCGCCGTGCGCGCCCGCGTCGCAGCACGCGGCGTCGAGGACCGCGTCGAGGTGCGCGGCGCCGTCGACGAGGAGGAGAAGGTGCGCCTCCTGCAGACCGCGCACGTGGCCGCCTCGGCCTCCGAGAAGGAGGGTTGGGGCCTCACCGTGCTGGAGGCGGCGGCGTGCGGCACGCCCGCGGTCGCGACCGACGTTCCGGGGCTGCGGGACGCCGTGCGCGACGGCGAGACCGGGCTTCTCGTGCCGCCCGGCGACGTGCCGGCGCTCGCGGCCGCGCTGCGCCGCGTGCTCGAGGACGACGCCCTCCGCGAGCGTCTCGGGGCGGCGGCGCTGCGCTGGGCGGCGCGTTTCACCTGGGACAGCGCGGCGGTCGAGGTCTCGGCCGTGCTCGACGAGGCACGCGGCGCCGTGCCGGACCGCGCCGCAGTGGCCGGGCGGGCATGA
- a CDS encoding polyprenol monophosphomannose synthase, with product MPRTVVVIPTYNERENIQRIAPQVLAATDCDVVVVDDESPDGTGTVVAELAAQDGRVHLVNHRPKLGIAEAYKAGFQTAVELGPEFIVQMDADLSHPPAMLPRLVELAADADLVLGSRYVHGITVVNWPIERLLLSYFGNWYARKVTGMPVRDTTGGFKCWRREALLAIQPERVRSNGYAFQIETTYRAWKRGLRIRELPIIFMDRELGESKMSKRIGLEALWIVWWLRVAHRLGRL from the coding sequence CCGAACGGTCGTTGTCATCCCCACCTACAACGAGCGGGAGAACATCCAGCGCATCGCACCCCAGGTGCTGGCCGCGACCGACTGCGACGTCGTGGTGGTCGACGACGAGTCGCCTGACGGCACGGGCACCGTCGTGGCGGAGCTCGCGGCGCAGGATGGCCGCGTCCACCTCGTCAACCACCGGCCGAAGCTCGGCATCGCGGAGGCCTACAAGGCCGGCTTCCAGACGGCCGTCGAGCTCGGCCCCGAGTTCATCGTCCAGATGGACGCCGACCTCTCCCATCCGCCCGCCATGCTGCCGCGGCTGGTCGAGCTCGCGGCCGACGCCGATCTCGTGCTCGGCTCCCGCTACGTGCACGGCATCACGGTCGTCAACTGGCCGATCGAGCGGTTGCTGCTCAGCTACTTCGGCAACTGGTACGCGCGCAAGGTGACCGGCATGCCCGTGCGCGACACGACGGGGGGCTTCAAGTGCTGGCGGCGGGAGGCGCTCCTCGCCATCCAGCCCGAGCGGGTCCGCTCGAACGGCTACGCCTTCCAGATCGAGACGACCTACCGGGCCTGGAAGCGCGGGCTTCGCATCCGCGAGCTGCCGATCATCTTCATGGACCGCGAGCTCGGCGAATCGAAGATGTCGAAGCGCATCGGGCTCGAGGCCCTGTGGATCGTCTGGTGGCTGCGTGTCGCGCACCGGCTGGGACGGCTGTGA